One genomic region from Chthonomonas calidirosea T49 encodes:
- a CDS encoding ThuA domain-containing protein, whose protein sequence is MARKALIVWGGWEGHEPQQVAEIVDTVLRQHGFQTEVSHTLDSFLDVEKLKQLDLIVPIWTMGHITNEQLHGVCEAVRSGVGLGGCHGGMCDSFREATEWQFMTGGQWVAHPGNDGVRYTVRPVQPDHFIMQGTKEFEVCSEQYYMHVDPANKVLAVTRFPVADGPHVTNGEVDMPVVWTKMYGQGRVFYSSLGHVAAVVRQPDPLRILTRGLLWAARAEDAV, encoded by the coding sequence ATGGCACGTAAAGCGCTGATTGTATGGGGTGGCTGGGAAGGCCACGAACCCCAACAAGTTGCCGAAATTGTGGATACCGTTCTTCGCCAACATGGCTTTCAAACGGAGGTCTCGCATACGCTGGATTCCTTCCTCGACGTAGAAAAACTCAAACAGCTCGACCTTATTGTGCCCATCTGGACGATGGGGCATATCACCAACGAGCAGCTGCACGGCGTCTGTGAGGCCGTACGCAGCGGGGTAGGCCTCGGCGGCTGCCACGGTGGTATGTGCGACTCGTTCCGAGAGGCCACCGAATGGCAGTTCATGACCGGCGGTCAGTGGGTAGCCCATCCCGGCAACGACGGGGTTCGCTATACCGTGCGACCAGTTCAGCCCGATCACTTCATTATGCAGGGAACCAAAGAGTTTGAGGTCTGTTCCGAACAGTACTACATGCACGTAGACCCGGCCAATAAGGTACTTGCCGTTACCCGTTTTCCCGTCGCCGACGGCCCTCACGTCACCAACGGTGAGGTGGACATGCCGGTAGTATGGACGAAAATGTACGGACAGGGGCGCGTGTTCTACTCCTCCTTAGGCCACGTAGCGGCCGTGGTGCGCCAGCCCGACCCACTTCGCATTCTGACACGAGGCCTGCTTTGGGCGGCTCGTGCGGAAGATGCCGTATGA
- a CDS encoding class I SAM-dependent methyltransferase, producing the protein MRSPSLASLPLELYALDIAETTWEIMAVQNQAVLADRLDAFEQFPFGLLLWESAVALAQWIVSHAGLMERSRVLELGAGAGLPGLVACKVGARVVQTDHLAEALLLAQANAERNRMGGISRFLADWREWRCEERFEWVIGADILYDRHFHADLEAIFQRNLAPNGVVVLADPGRDAALEMMVYLERRGWRVDWEIQKVRAIRPEEGDLLRTVEVNVWTVRR; encoded by the coding sequence ATGCGCTCTCCGAGCCTCGCTTCCCTACCTCTCGAGCTGTACGCTCTGGATATTGCGGAAACCACCTGGGAGATCATGGCGGTTCAAAACCAGGCCGTTTTAGCGGATAGGCTGGATGCGTTCGAGCAGTTTCCCTTTGGGCTGCTGCTGTGGGAGTCGGCGGTGGCTTTGGCCCAGTGGATAGTCTCGCATGCGGGGTTGATGGAGCGTAGCCGGGTGCTGGAGCTGGGCGCCGGCGCGGGACTGCCGGGGCTGGTGGCCTGTAAGGTTGGGGCGAGGGTGGTTCAGACCGATCACCTGGCCGAGGCGCTGCTTTTGGCGCAGGCCAATGCGGAGCGGAACCGCATGGGTGGGATCTCCCGTTTTCTGGCGGATTGGAGGGAATGGCGCTGCGAGGAGCGTTTTGAATGGGTTATCGGTGCGGATATTCTCTACGATCGGCATTTCCATGCGGATCTGGAGGCCATTTTTCAACGCAATCTGGCGCCCAATGGCGTGGTGGTGCTGGCCGACCCTGGGCGTGATGCGGCTTTGGAGATGATGGTCTATCTAGAACGAAGGGGCTGGCGAGTGGACTGGGAGATCCAGAAGGTGAGGGCCATTCGGCCGGAGGAAGGCGATCTTTTGCGAACGGTGGAGGTAAACGTTTGGACGGTTAGACGATAG
- a CDS encoding metallophosphoesterase, with protein sequence MRKVSPQGRRFPPRALLSVDCGHRFPYVIEVSENLLFVRDLPSDLEGALVAQITDLHAGFGNTDAAFEAVWDYLEKVCPDMLLLTGDYIDDHLTARHYPLADLLCRLKAPLGIYAVFGNHDHRGGVAGVRKHLEAARIRLLCNESLCTPFGLWLVGVDDLHEGHPDVARAFADVPSTVMPVVLSHNPRLIELIPDREAVILSGHTHGGQICLPFPTPAMVCRFHLGCRQVAGWYENGRARLYVSRGIGVTGYPMRYRCPAELALFRLQSAEA encoded by the coding sequence TTGAGGAAGGTTTCTCCTCAGGGCCGGCGTTTCCCGCCTCGTGCCCTGCTTTCCGTGGATTGTGGGCATCGCTTTCCCTATGTGATCGAGGTTTCAGAAAATCTGCTCTTTGTGCGAGATCTCCCTTCGGATTTAGAGGGGGCTTTGGTGGCCCAAATCACCGATCTGCACGCCGGCTTTGGCAATACCGACGCGGCTTTTGAGGCCGTTTGGGACTATTTGGAGAAGGTGTGTCCGGACATGCTGTTGCTGACCGGCGACTATATAGACGACCATCTCACTGCGCGTCACTATCCTTTGGCGGATCTACTCTGTCGTTTAAAGGCACCTCTAGGAATCTATGCGGTGTTTGGTAACCATGATCATCGTGGCGGAGTGGCGGGGGTGAGGAAACATCTGGAGGCGGCGCGCATTCGGCTGCTTTGTAACGAAAGCCTTTGCACCCCCTTCGGACTTTGGCTTGTTGGAGTGGATGATCTACATGAGGGACATCCGGATGTGGCGCGTGCGTTTGCGGATGTCCCCTCCACGGTGATGCCTGTGGTGTTGTCGCACAACCCGCGGCTTATCGAGTTGATCCCCGATCGAGAAGCCGTCATTCTTTCCGGCCACACGCATGGAGGGCAGATATGCCTGCCGTTTCCCACGCCGGCGATGGTCTGCCGTTTCCATTTGGGATGTCGGCAGGTGGCAGGATGGTATGAGAACGGGCGGGCTCGGCTTTACGTGAGCCGTGGTATTGGGGTTACGGGTTACCCCATGCGCTATCGTTGCCCTGCCGAGTTGGCCTTATTCCGGCTTCAATCGGCCGAGGCGTAG
- a CDS encoding serine/threonine-protein kinase, giving the protein MDTLIRGKYRLIRELARSNDIVYEARDELLDRRVAIKILNLPPTLTGAVRRERIERFNREARAAGKLSHPNIVSIYEYGEENGNYFIAMEFLEGQSLRDILAVKGALPVHEAVDIACQVLDALAYAHAHNVIHRDIKPDNIHIYNGRVKLTDFGIARLTEEPALTQNGQIFGTPSYMSPEQIEGRFIDHRSDLFSLGVVLYEMLTGRKPFTGDSVVSITYGIMNADPPPMMGVPASVEQVVRRALSKNPNLRPASAEEMRQELQRALQMTTMNPAMGAQRTGSYYPAAYPPPASAPIPPVATGPPQGSLPPSPANVSYGGGGLPWSWSKPGPGGDPSQMAAAPPVGAPSGTPLGPPAYTAAGLPAYGYPPNWPVAKRRPSFEFSLPPGLVAFLGWAFVAIALGVLLAAGVIFFLKAYSNYQQQQSRQIVLRILNEGSQAYAQKNYAAALQSFLKALRIATDASQKATAKSDIAYTYVQLARQAMEHHDLQAAEEDYQAALQFAPGYAVAHQELSELLRMEGRTQEAAQESQLAQQNPSSNTQPPTTLSTNTSPLPGTLQTSGPSATSSSTDFLAQRRREAQQDIQEAQQLLSQGDRYRAERQLEDAVGKGAGLPEGQEAQQLLDQLHGMNAGGDTNVNTLPNYGDLGGGF; this is encoded by the coding sequence GTGGATACTCTAATACGCGGAAAATATAGGCTGATACGGGAGCTCGCTCGCAGTAACGACATTGTTTATGAGGCGCGCGATGAACTGCTTGACCGGCGTGTTGCCATTAAAATCCTCAACCTTCCTCCCACGCTTACGGGTGCGGTGCGGAGGGAACGTATTGAACGTTTTAACCGCGAGGCGCGCGCGGCCGGCAAGCTTTCCCACCCCAACATCGTCTCGATCTATGAGTATGGCGAGGAGAACGGCAACTACTTCATCGCCATGGAGTTTTTGGAAGGCCAGAGCCTTCGCGACATTCTCGCCGTCAAGGGGGCGCTGCCGGTTCATGAAGCGGTGGATATCGCGTGCCAAGTGCTGGATGCCCTGGCCTATGCCCACGCTCACAACGTGATCCATCGGGACATTAAGCCCGATAACATTCACATCTACAATGGCAGGGTTAAGCTGACCGATTTCGGGATCGCACGCCTGACGGAGGAGCCGGCGCTCACGCAGAACGGCCAGATTTTTGGCACGCCAAGCTATATGTCGCCGGAGCAGATAGAGGGGCGGTTCATTGACCATCGCTCCGATCTGTTCTCGCTTGGCGTTGTGCTGTACGAGATGCTCACGGGGCGCAAACCCTTCACCGGCGATAGCGTGGTAAGCATCACCTACGGCATTATGAATGCCGACCCTCCGCCCATGATGGGTGTGCCCGCCTCGGTGGAGCAGGTGGTGCGCCGCGCGTTATCCAAAAACCCCAATCTTCGACCCGCTTCCGCCGAGGAGATGCGCCAAGAGTTGCAGCGCGCGCTGCAGATGACCACCATGAACCCGGCGATGGGGGCGCAGAGAACCGGTTCTTACTACCCTGCCGCGTACCCGCCCCCGGCGTCGGCCCCAATACCTCCCGTTGCGACAGGCCCGCCTCAGGGTAGCTTGCCGCCCTCGCCCGCCAATGTCAGCTACGGTGGAGGTGGGTTGCCGTGGAGTTGGTCAAAACCAGGCCCTGGTGGAGACCCTTCGCAGATGGCTGCAGCTCCTCCGGTGGGAGCGCCCAGCGGCACGCCGTTAGGCCCACCCGCCTATACGGCCGCTGGACTTCCGGCCTACGGATACCCACCCAATTGGCCCGTCGCGAAACGACGTCCCTCTTTCGAGTTTAGCCTGCCGCCTGGACTAGTGGCCTTTCTTGGCTGGGCCTTTGTGGCCATTGCGCTGGGGGTTTTGCTGGCAGCAGGGGTTATCTTCTTTTTAAAGGCCTATTCGAACTACCAACAGCAGCAAAGTCGGCAAATTGTGCTGCGAATCCTCAATGAGGGTAGCCAAGCCTACGCCCAGAAAAACTATGCGGCCGCCCTGCAGAGCTTTCTGAAGGCGCTGCGCATCGCGACGGATGCTTCGCAAAAAGCCACTGCCAAATCCGATATCGCCTATACCTACGTGCAGTTGGCACGGCAGGCGATGGAGCACCACGATCTTCAAGCGGCGGAAGAGGACTATCAGGCGGCGTTGCAGTTTGCTCCTGGCTATGCGGTGGCGCATCAGGAGTTGAGTGAGTTGCTGCGGATGGAAGGGCGTACCCAGGAGGCGGCCCAGGAAAGCCAGCTGGCTCAACAGAACCCGTCAAGTAATACACAGCCCCCCACAACGCTTTCAACCAATACTTCCCCGCTGCCCGGTACGCTTCAAACGTCCGGCCCCTCCGCGACATCGAGCAGCACCGATTTTCTTGCCCAGCGCCGGCGAGAGGCACAGCAGGATATTCAGGAAGCCCAACAGCTGCTTTCGCAAGGAGATAGATACAGGGCGGAGAGGCAGTTGGAGGATGCGGTGGGTAAAGGAGCTGGCTTGCCGGAGGGACAAGAGGCGCAACAACTGCTGGATCAGCTCCACGGGATGAATGCTGGGGGCGATACAAACGTGAATACCTTGCCAAACTATGGGGATTTAGGAGGAGGATTTTGA
- a CDS encoding HepT-like ribonuclease domain-containing protein, producing MRDPKERLQDILQAIAAIERYRDRSRPAFEQDEMLQVWFLRHLQIIGEAARALPEEVRKLAPDIPWPKIIGMRNILVHGYFEIDTDIVWNAVQQEVPHLKPAVEALLKNLEELEVGE from the coding sequence ATGAGAGATCCGAAAGAGAGGCTTCAGGACATTCTACAGGCCATTGCTGCCATTGAGAGATACCGCGACAGGAGCCGGCCCGCCTTCGAACAGGACGAGATGCTCCAGGTGTGGTTTCTCCGACATCTTCAGATCATAGGGGAGGCCGCCCGCGCTCTACCTGAAGAGGTACGAAAACTTGCACCAGACATCCCTTGGCCCAAGATCATCGGTATGCGTAACATCCTTGTCCACGGCTACTTTGAGATTGATACAGACATCGTTTGGAACGCCGTACAACAGGAGGTACCCCATCTCAAGCCCGCCGTGGAAGCGCTACTGAAGAACCTGGAGGAGCTGGAGGTGGGTGAGTAG
- a CDS encoding nucleotidyltransferase family protein, translated as MRLEELLREKREEILHLCAKYGAHNVRLFGSAARREADEQSDLDLLVELEPGRTLFDLGGLQYELEELLGCRVDVVTERGLKHRIRDRVLREAVPL; from the coding sequence ATGAGGCTGGAGGAACTCCTTAGAGAAAAGCGTGAGGAGATATTGCACCTTTGCGCCAAGTATGGCGCTCACAACGTGCGGCTGTTCGGGTCGGCTGCGCGACGGGAGGCGGACGAGCAAAGCGATCTGGACCTTCTCGTCGAGCTTGAACCGGGGCGCACGCTCTTCGACCTGGGCGGGCTTCAGTATGAGCTTGAAGAGCTTCTCGGCTGTCGGGTTGATGTGGTGACGGAGCGAGGGCTTAAACATCGGATTCGTGATCGGGTTCTTCGAGAGGCGGTGCCGCTATGA
- a CDS encoding large ribosomal subunit protein bL28, whose protein sequence is MSRVCQVSGVGPMKGHRKRHPHSGAWKLRAPKKNHTFVPNLQTVTVQTPEGKVRLKVTTSVLTSHEFQDYLSGVKPLPEEIIKKARPRSKK, encoded by the coding sequence ATGTCGCGCGTATGTCAGGTGTCGGGCGTTGGGCCGATGAAAGGCCATCGCAAGCGACACCCCCACAGCGGAGCGTGGAAACTGCGAGCGCCCAAAAAGAACCATACCTTCGTGCCGAATCTGCAAACCGTCACCGTGCAAACACCCGAAGGGAAGGTGCGTTTGAAGGTCACCACCAGCGTGCTCACTAGCCACGAGTTTCAGGACTACCTTAGCGGGGTAAAGCCCTTACCGGAAGAGATCATCAAAAAGGCGCGTCCGCGCTCAAAAAAGTAA
- a CDS encoding glutaredoxin family protein: MIVVYSTAWCPDCLRARQVLKEAEVDFVEIDIERTPCAEEAMRAVNGNVGKVPTILIEAIPEERLVLVEPSDKELREVLAAYKRRREEGELGGRC, from the coding sequence TTGATTGTTGTCTACAGCACGGCGTGGTGCCCCGACTGCCTGCGCGCGCGCCAGGTGTTAAAAGAGGCAGAGGTTGACTTTGTGGAGATTGACATCGAGCGGACCCCGTGTGCGGAGGAAGCGATGCGCGCGGTGAACGGGAATGTGGGGAAAGTTCCTACCATTCTTATAGAAGCGATACCGGAGGAGCGCCTTGTGTTAGTGGAGCCTTCGGATAAGGAGCTGCGCGAGGTTTTGGCGGCATATAAGCGGCGGCGTGAGGAAGGAGAGCTTGGAGGCCGTTGTTAG
- the ychF gene encoding redox-regulated ATPase YchF, with protein MKVGIIGLPQTGKTSLYNALTRSNVNLSQFDPKQIHVGVVAVPDPRFDYAVEKCRPKKATPATIEFTEGGPRIETGGPAGRTTKFGTDFFAHVRLMDALVLVVRAFEDERVPPPENGINPLREAQQVQEELIFADLMVIEGRLERLEKARQQKRQNPAEAVEYDVLQRLKAHLETMQPVRTFPLTPEEERALRSYAFVSGKPLLLVANISENQVGQAAPEPLARFAVQQNLPLIPLCARAEMEVAQMAPQEEQEFLQALGIAEPARNRLIRAAYEALGLISFFTVGEDEVRAWTIPQGTTAVGAAEKIHSDLARGFIRAEVIAFDDFQAAGGCWEEAKAAGKMRLEGKEYVVKDGDIVHIRFKV; from the coding sequence ATGAAAGTTGGCATCATCGGCCTGCCTCAAACAGGTAAAACAAGTCTCTATAATGCCCTGACGCGCTCCAACGTGAACCTGAGTCAGTTCGACCCCAAGCAGATTCACGTCGGCGTGGTCGCCGTGCCCGATCCGCGCTTCGACTATGCAGTAGAAAAATGTCGTCCCAAAAAGGCGACGCCGGCGACCATCGAGTTTACCGAAGGCGGCCCGCGCATTGAAACGGGTGGGCCGGCAGGCCGGACCACCAAATTTGGAACCGACTTCTTCGCCCATGTGCGCCTTATGGACGCTCTGGTGCTGGTTGTGCGCGCCTTTGAGGACGAACGTGTTCCCCCACCAGAAAACGGCATTAACCCGCTGCGTGAAGCCCAACAGGTGCAGGAGGAGCTGATCTTTGCCGATCTCATGGTGATAGAGGGGCGTCTCGAACGACTTGAAAAAGCGCGTCAACAAAAGCGCCAAAACCCCGCCGAGGCGGTTGAATACGATGTGCTCCAACGCCTCAAAGCGCACCTCGAAACCATGCAACCGGTGCGTACCTTTCCGCTGACACCCGAAGAGGAGCGTGCACTGCGCAGCTACGCCTTTGTATCCGGCAAGCCGCTGCTACTTGTGGCCAATATCAGCGAAAACCAGGTAGGGCAAGCAGCGCCCGAACCGCTTGCTCGCTTCGCCGTGCAGCAGAACCTGCCGCTGATTCCCCTATGTGCTCGCGCCGAGATGGAGGTCGCCCAAATGGCCCCCCAAGAAGAACAAGAGTTCCTGCAAGCCCTCGGCATCGCCGAACCGGCTCGAAATCGCCTTATCCGCGCTGCCTACGAAGCGCTGGGGCTCATTAGCTTTTTTACGGTAGGTGAGGATGAGGTGCGCGCCTGGACCATCCCTCAAGGCACGACTGCTGTGGGGGCCGCGGAAAAGATTCACTCTGACCTTGCCCGCGGTTTCATCCGCGCCGAGGTCATCGCCTTCGACGATTTTCAGGCCGCAGGGGGCTGCTGGGAGGAGGCCAAAGCCGCCGGAAAGATGCGCCTCGAAGGCAAAGAGTACGTCGTGAAAGATGGCGACATCGTGCATATCCGCTTTAAAGTGTAA
- a CDS encoding ANTAR domain-containing response regulator — MQDVKILIAEDDALQRLDLKRMLQQLGHSVVGEAEDGEEACRLARNLRPDLTILDIMMPKIGGLEVAETLSKERICPVLMLTAYSDAPMIERACKAGVLAYLVKPYRQQELQPAITIAIARYRELLALEGALESTREERELVELMAKAQRALMYLHELTEREAERRLQALALSSGRSLREVAEAVLLAYETTSESPKRGRRR; from the coding sequence ATGCAAGACGTAAAAATACTCATTGCCGAGGACGACGCGCTGCAGCGTCTTGACTTGAAACGGATGCTGCAGCAGCTCGGCCACAGCGTCGTTGGGGAGGCGGAAGATGGTGAAGAGGCTTGCCGCCTGGCGCGCAACCTCCGCCCCGACCTCACCATCCTCGACATCATGATGCCCAAAATCGGTGGCCTCGAAGTGGCAGAGACGCTCAGCAAAGAACGCATCTGTCCCGTGCTGATGCTCACCGCCTACAGCGACGCCCCCATGATCGAGAGAGCCTGCAAGGCCGGTGTCTTGGCCTACCTGGTGAAGCCCTATCGCCAACAGGAGCTCCAACCGGCCATCACCATCGCCATCGCACGTTACCGCGAGCTGCTCGCACTGGAGGGAGCTCTGGAAAGTACTCGCGAAGAACGGGAACTGGTAGAGCTCATGGCCAAAGCGCAACGCGCGCTGATGTATCTGCATGAACTGACTGAACGAGAGGCCGAGCGGCGCCTACAGGCGCTTGCGCTCTCCTCCGGGCGCTCCCTGCGCGAGGTGGCCGAAGCGGTTCTCCTCGCCTACGAAACCACCTCTGAATCTCCCAAAAGAGGGCGCCGACGCTAG
- a CDS encoding hydroxymethylglutaryl-CoA lyase, with translation MQDSDFVERVRAVSGHLAKVPRRVRLVEVGPRDGLQNESVVLPTEVKARYISLLSEAGFSEIEITSFVSPKRVPALADAEALCGQLRFSSGVRYTGLVPNRRGLERALAAGVRSVAVLAAASETFSQRNIGMGVREALEEIRAVCREAQQEGVRVRGYVSTAFYCPYEGRISPLQVRSVVEALLEIGVAEVSLADTIGHAVPTDVVELLEVLAPILPWERVALHFHDTWGLALANVLTGLELGIATFDAASGGAGGCPFAPGAAGNVATEDLLVLLQGMGIETGVVLEKVVEASRYLESHLGKLLPGRYLRAIGS, from the coding sequence ATGCAGGACAGCGATTTTGTAGAGCGAGTGCGCGCGGTGAGCGGGCATCTGGCGAAGGTACCGCGACGAGTTAGATTGGTGGAGGTCGGGCCGCGGGACGGCCTTCAGAACGAGTCGGTGGTTTTGCCCACGGAGGTGAAGGCGCGCTATATCTCTCTGCTTTCCGAGGCGGGGTTTAGCGAAATCGAGATCACCTCTTTTGTGAGCCCGAAGCGGGTGCCTGCGTTGGCGGATGCGGAGGCGCTCTGCGGACAGCTCCGTTTTTCTAGCGGGGTGCGTTACACGGGGCTGGTGCCCAATCGGCGCGGACTAGAAAGGGCGTTGGCGGCGGGGGTTCGATCGGTTGCGGTTTTGGCGGCGGCCAGCGAGACTTTTTCTCAGCGCAATATCGGCATGGGGGTAAGAGAGGCTCTTGAAGAGATTCGGGCGGTCTGTCGAGAGGCCCAGCAGGAAGGAGTGCGGGTGCGCGGCTACGTTTCTACGGCCTTTTACTGTCCCTATGAGGGGCGTATCTCCCCTCTGCAGGTACGTTCTGTGGTGGAGGCGTTGTTAGAGATTGGGGTAGCCGAAGTTTCGTTGGCCGATACCATCGGCCACGCCGTGCCGACGGACGTGGTGGAGTTGCTAGAGGTTCTCGCCCCCATTTTGCCATGGGAGCGCGTCGCATTGCATTTTCACGATACATGGGGTTTGGCCCTTGCAAACGTGTTAACGGGTTTAGAGCTAGGAATTGCCACATTCGATGCGGCCTCGGGTGGGGCGGGAGGTTGTCCCTTTGCTCCGGGGGCGGCGGGGAACGTGGCGACGGAGGATCTGCTAGTGCTTTTGCAGGGCATGGGCATAGAGACAGGCGTGGTTTTGGAGAAGGTGGTGGAGGCTTCTCGGTATTTGGAGAGCCATTTGGGCAAGTTACTGCCTGGGCGCTATCTTCGTGCTATAGGCAGTTAA
- a CDS encoding acetyl-CoA carboxylase biotin carboxyl carrier protein subunit: MRYQYRLEADSESPIGFEIEGEGETYKVTLPNGRTHRVRVRSARRAPWVEIALCDAEGQPERLLRVPIVELRADTETSRKSYDFLGQGVLPLNGRLAISWQGQVYLFTRVEEGSGELQTHEDAGLIRAPMVGVVSEVLVSEGQLVEKEQPLLVLEAMKVVMRMAAPYAGQVKRLWVHAGQLVSHGETLVELTKE, encoded by the coding sequence ATGCGTTACCAGTATCGTTTAGAAGCGGACTCGGAGAGCCCAATAGGCTTTGAAATAGAGGGTGAGGGCGAAACTTATAAGGTTACGTTGCCGAATGGGCGAACCCATCGGGTTCGTGTGCGAAGTGCGAGAAGGGCTCCTTGGGTTGAGATAGCGCTCTGCGATGCCGAAGGGCAACCGGAGCGACTCCTGCGCGTACCGATTGTTGAGCTTAGGGCTGATACTGAGACCTCCAGAAAATCGTATGATTTTCTGGGGCAGGGCGTCCTGCCCCTCAATGGGCGTCTGGCGATATCTTGGCAAGGGCAGGTCTATCTCTTTACGCGTGTGGAGGAAGGCAGCGGTGAGCTGCAGACGCATGAGGACGCTGGGCTTATCCGGGCGCCGATGGTGGGCGTGGTCTCGGAGGTGTTAGTGAGCGAAGGGCAGTTGGTAGAGAAGGAACAGCCGCTATTGGTGCTTGAGGCCATGAAGGTGGTAATGCGGATGGCTGCGCCCTATGCTGGACAGGTGAAGCGGTTATGGGTACATGCCGGGCAGCTGGTATCGCATGGGGAGACGTTGGTGGAGTTAACCAAAGAATGA
- a CDS encoding acetyl-CoA carboxylase biotin carboxylase subunit, producing MNRVLVANRGEIAVRILRTCKEIGFHTIAVYSEADRDAMHVALADEAYLLGPAPARESYLNIERLLQVARRARADAVHPGYGFLSENADFAAACRAQGIVFVGPSPETIEQLGDKCAARALAERIGVPTVPGYTGDDRSERRLVREAKRIGTPLILKAAGGGGGRGMRIVSDLAQLPEALAAARSEALAAFGDDRIFLERYIPRARHVEVQILGDSQGNVIHLFERECSIQRRYQKIVEESPSCGVGPALRKGLTEAAVRIAKAANYVGAGTVEFLVEADAPEPRFYFLEVNTRLQVEHPVTEAVTGFDLVRLQFHVAQGHPLPYAQEEIALMGHAIEVRLCAEDPENQFLASPGTMQFWQAPEGPGIRVDTALESGSFIPPYYDPLLAKIIAFGKTRSEALARLERALMETHGVGIKTNQAYLLDIIRHPAFREGDLSTRFLEEHFAGWRAFTEPPDEVLLALAAASVQAEPSAVFRGASLADSQKPLNPWCLVGRWRNT from the coding sequence GTGAATCGGGTGCTTGTAGCCAATCGAGGTGAGATCGCCGTGCGAATCTTGCGCACGTGCAAAGAGATAGGGTTTCACACCATCGCGGTCTATTCAGAGGCGGATCGGGATGCGATGCATGTGGCCTTGGCGGATGAGGCCTATCTTTTAGGGCCTGCGCCGGCCCGTGAAAGCTACCTGAACATAGAGCGCTTGCTTCAGGTAGCACGTCGTGCCCGTGCCGACGCGGTGCACCCCGGCTACGGGTTTCTCTCTGAGAACGCCGATTTTGCCGCGGCCTGTCGCGCGCAGGGGATCGTTTTTGTGGGACCCTCGCCCGAGACCATTGAGCAACTAGGGGACAAATGCGCTGCACGCGCCCTTGCGGAGCGGATAGGTGTGCCCACCGTGCCCGGGTATACAGGTGACGATAGGTCAGAGCGTCGGCTTGTGAGAGAGGCAAAGCGCATCGGCACCCCGCTCATCCTCAAAGCGGCCGGCGGTGGTGGTGGGCGTGGCATGCGGATCGTCTCCGACCTGGCGCAACTGCCGGAGGCGCTTGCGGCCGCACGCAGCGAGGCTCTGGCGGCTTTTGGGGACGATCGAATCTTCCTTGAACGCTACATTCCCCGCGCACGCCATGTGGAGGTTCAAATTTTAGGCGATTCGCAGGGCAACGTCATCCATCTATTTGAACGCGAGTGCTCGATTCAGCGCCGCTATCAAAAGATCGTGGAGGAAAGCCCTTCCTGTGGGGTCGGCCCCGCCTTGCGAAAGGGGTTAACCGAGGCGGCCGTGCGCATCGCCAAGGCAGCAAACTACGTGGGAGCGGGCACCGTGGAGTTTCTGGTAGAGGCGGATGCCCCGGAACCGCGGTTCTACTTTTTGGAGGTCAATACCCGTCTTCAGGTAGAGCATCCGGTGACGGAGGCGGTAACCGGCTTCGACCTGGTGCGGCTTCAGTTCCATGTGGCGCAGGGGCACCCTCTGCCTTATGCACAGGAGGAGATCGCCCTCATGGGACACGCCATAGAGGTGCGCCTCTGCGCGGAAGACCCGGAGAACCAGTTTCTTGCCTCGCCGGGGACGATGCAGTTCTGGCAAGCGCCCGAAGGGCCGGGGATACGTGTGGATACGGCCTTAGAGAGTGGAAGCTTCATCCCACCCTACTACGACCCCCTGTTGGCCAAGATCATCGCTTTCGGGAAAACGCGGTCGGAGGCTTTGGCCCGACTCGAGCGCGCTCTCATGGAGACGCATGGAGTGGGAATCAAGACGAACCAAGCCTATCTGCTCGACATTATCCGCCACCCTGCCTTTCGTGAGGGCGATCTGTCAACCCGTTTTCTTGAGGAGCATTTTGCCGGATGGAGGGCGTTTACAGAGCCTCCCGATGAGGTGCTGTTGGCCCTCGCTGCGGCGAGCGTTCAAGCCGAACCTTCGGCTGTTTTTCGCGGGGCCTCTCTCGCGGACTCTCAAAAGCCGTTGAACCCATGGTGCCTAGTGGGTCGTTGGCGAAACACATAA